Genomic window (Croceicoccus sp. Ery15):
CGGTCATGCGGGCCTATGTAACGATCCCGCCCCGGTTTTGCGAGGGCTGTTATTGCGGTGAAGTCTGCTCCGCCCGGCCGCGAATCAGCCGCCGGGGGTAAAGAAGCGCTGGTATTCCGGTTTGACCGCATCGATCAGCGCGGCATCCACCGCCAGCGTCACTTCGTAACTCCCCTCGGCATAAGGGCCCGCATTATAGGGCGGAACCAGAAAGCCGACGCGGTCGAAGCCCTGCCCCGATGCCGACCCCAGAATGACCGTGCTGTTCGCCACCGGAGCGATGCAGTCGGAAAAGCTGTCGTCGCTGCGCTTCACCGGTGCGCCGCGTTTCTTCGCGCGCTGACGGTCGAGTTCGGCGCAGAAACGCGTCTGGACCGCGCGGTCGAGCGACCCTTCGGACAGGAACATGTCCACCGGCTTGATCGCCGCGGCCGCCTGCCGGTCCCAGACCAGCGCATCGGAATAGCTCATCCCGTGGGCCCCGCCGCTATAGGTGTAAATGCCTGCCGACAGCGACAGGAATCGCGGCAGATCGGTCACCACCTCCCATTCCTTGGAAAACGCATAGGGCGGCGCATTGAACCCTTCCTGCGCCGCCTGTTTCTGCCAGTCCTCGGCCTCTTGCTTCAATTCGGCGCGCTGCTTGTTACGCTCTTGCGCCAGCCGTTCGGCCAGCGGCGCGATCGCGCCCGCAGGGGCGGGCCAGCTATAGGCAAATTCATAGGCGTCGGTCTTTTCCTCGACCGCCTCCGCCTCGCCCGCAACCGGTTCGGGCACTTCGGGGGGCGCGGGCGGCTGTGTCGTATCGGCGGCATTTTCGACTGCCCCCGGCGCTTCGTCGGGTTGACATGCGGCCAGCAAGGCAGTGGGC
Coding sequences:
- a CDS encoding DUF4163 domain-containing protein, whose protein sequence is MMLVPTALLAACQPDEAPGAVENAADTTQPPAPPEVPEPVAGEAEAVEEKTDAYEFAYSWPAPAGAIAPLAERLAQERNKQRAELKQEAEDWQKQAAQEGFNAPPYAFSKEWEVVTDLPRFLSLSAGIYTYSGGAHGMSYSDALVWDRQAAAAIKPVDMFLSEGSLDRAVQTRFCAELDRQRAKKRGAPVKRSDDSFSDCIAPVANSTVILGSASGQGFDRVGFLVPPYNAGPYAEGSYEVTLAVDAALIDAVKPEYQRFFTPGG